One Vicinamibacterales bacterium DNA window includes the following coding sequences:
- a CDS encoding prolyl oligopeptidase family serine peptidase produces the protein MKLVPLALLAAVALPTAQAPAAFPLTVDNIMRGPDLVGYPPENLRWAADSRTLYFDWRRPGEEDASTYSVGRDGGLPVKLTEAQTRTVPPPNGRWDKAHARVVFADHGDIVLLDAAGTRRMITRTSATETSPRWVRHDTAITYVRDGNLYLAALDGAGVQQLTDNGSKKPEPRLTDSQKFLRDQEEQLLDAVKEAHDRKQKADDKEKQEKLPALELQDRQTVVDLMLSPDETHVFAVVGERPAGARTVVVPSWVNETGYVEDIPGRTAVGDTQNRLLLAIINVKTAKSVWADAGFAGSPPDAPSSAGRKPERDIRWSMPALSEDGTLAVAGARSADNKDRWYVTVDPESGKTRSIDVLHDDAWIREAGGGFGAPGAAFLPDNKRVWFLSERDGWMHLYTIDVTDPAAKARQLTSGKWEVTEATLSSDGRRFYLTTTEVHPGERQVYTVPIDGGARTRLTSMSGSNQAVVSPDDSTLALIYSYSTKPPEVYVMANAAGAKATQVTTSPTPQWRSFPWIDPQVITYPARDGAEVHARLFTPEMIGARRDPLHPGVVFVHGAGYLQNAHRYWSDYAREYMFNNLLASRGYVVLDVDYRASAGYGRDWRTAIYRHMGGKDLEDVVDGATYLAAKEQVNPKRIGVYGGSYGGFITLMAMFTTPDVFAAGAALRPVSDWAHYNHGYTSNILNVPQTDAEAYRQSSPIYFAAGLKGALLICHGMVDTNVLFQDSVRLVERLIELHKENWQFAPYPVENHGFLRNASWADEYTRILKLFEDNLRTGKGKTS, from the coding sequence GTGAAGCTGGTGCCTCTGGCGCTCCTGGCCGCGGTTGCGCTGCCGACCGCCCAGGCGCCCGCCGCCTTTCCCCTGACCGTCGACAACATCATGCGAGGTCCTGACCTGGTCGGCTACCCGCCCGAAAACCTGCGCTGGGCGGCCGACTCGCGGACGCTCTACTTCGACTGGCGCCGGCCGGGCGAAGAGGACGCCTCGACGTACTCGGTCGGGCGCGACGGTGGACTGCCGGTGAAGCTGACCGAGGCGCAGACCAGGACGGTGCCGCCGCCGAACGGGCGCTGGGACAAGGCGCACGCGCGTGTGGTGTTTGCCGACCACGGCGACATCGTGCTGCTCGACGCCGCCGGCACGCGCCGGATGATCACGCGCACCAGCGCGACCGAGACGAGCCCGCGATGGGTGCGGCACGACACCGCAATCACCTACGTGCGCGACGGCAACCTCTATCTTGCCGCGCTCGACGGCGCCGGTGTGCAGCAGTTGACCGACAACGGATCAAAGAAGCCGGAGCCGCGGCTGACCGACAGCCAGAAGTTTCTGCGCGATCAGGAAGAGCAGCTGCTCGACGCGGTCAAGGAGGCGCACGACCGGAAGCAGAAGGCGGACGACAAGGAGAAGCAGGAGAAGCTGCCGGCGCTCGAGCTCCAGGATCGCCAGACGGTCGTCGATCTGATGCTGTCGCCAGACGAGACGCACGTGTTCGCCGTGGTCGGCGAGCGTCCCGCCGGCGCGCGCACCGTCGTCGTGCCCAGTTGGGTCAACGAGACCGGTTACGTCGAGGACATTCCCGGCCGGACGGCGGTTGGCGATACCCAGAACCGGCTTCTGCTCGCGATCATCAATGTGAAGACCGCGAAATCGGTGTGGGCCGATGCCGGCTTCGCCGGCTCTCCGCCGGACGCTCCATCGAGCGCAGGGAGGAAACCGGAGCGTGACATCCGCTGGTCGATGCCCGCGCTGTCGGAGGATGGCACGCTGGCGGTCGCCGGCGCGCGCTCAGCCGACAACAAGGACCGCTGGTATGTCACCGTCGATCCCGAGAGCGGCAAGACCCGCAGCATCGACGTGCTGCACGACGATGCCTGGATTCGCGAAGCGGGCGGCGGGTTCGGCGCGCCGGGCGCGGCATTTCTGCCCGACAACAAGCGCGTGTGGTTTCTGTCCGAGCGCGACGGCTGGATGCACCTCTACACGATCGACGTCACCGATCCCGCCGCGAAGGCGAGGCAGCTGACGTCGGGCAAGTGGGAAGTCACGGAGGCCACGCTGTCGAGTGACGGCCGCCGGTTCTACCTCACCACCACGGAAGTCCATCCGGGCGAACGTCAGGTGTATACCGTTCCGATCGACGGCGGCGCGCGCACCCGGCTGACCTCGATGAGCGGGTCGAACCAGGCGGTGGTCTCGCCCGATGATTCGACGCTCGCTCTGATCTACTCGTACAGCACCAAGCCGCCCGAGGTCTACGTGATGGCGAATGCCGCCGGCGCGAAGGCCACGCAGGTGACCACCAGTCCGACGCCGCAGTGGCGCAGTTTCCCGTGGATCGATCCGCAGGTGATCACTTACCCGGCGCGTGACGGAGCCGAGGTGCACGCGCGACTCTTCACGCCCGAAATGATCGGCGCCAGGCGCGATCCGCTGCATCCCGGTGTCGTGTTCGTGCACGGCGCCGGCTACCTGCAGAACGCGCACCGCTACTGGTCCGACTACGCGCGCGAGTACATGTTCAACAACCTCCTCGCGTCGCGCGGCTACGTTGTCCTCGACGTCGACTACCGCGCCAGCGCCGGCTACGGCCGCGACTGGCGCACCGCAATCTACCGCCACATGGGCGGCAAGGATCTCGAGGACGTCGTCGACGGCGCGACCTACCTAGCGGCGAAGGAACAGGTGAACCCGAAGCGGATCGGGGTATACGGCGGCAGCTATGGGGGGTTCATCACGCTGATGGCGATGTTCACGACGCCGGACGTCTTCGCGGCCGGAGCGGCGCTGCGCCCGGTCTCCGACTGGGCCCACTACAACCACGGCTATACGTCGAACATTCTCAACGTGCCGCAGACCGACGCCGAGGCGTATCGACAGAGCTCGCCGATCTATTTCGCCGCCGGACTCAAGGGAGCGCTGCTCATCTGTCACGGCATGGTCGACACGAACGTGCTGTTCCAGGATTCCGTGCGGCTGGTCGAGCGGCTGATCGAGCTGCACAAGGAGAACTGGCAGTTCGCCCCTTACCCGGTGGAGAACCACGGCTTCCTGCGCAACGCGAGCTGGGCCGACGAATACACGCGGATCCTCAAGCTGTTCGAAGACAACCTCCGGACCGGCAAAGGGAAGACGTCGTGA
- a CDS encoding TolC family protein — MRLYQQFRALFARPAAIGVAVVVFVSALPLSVSGQTQGTAPSLPPSPGGEAIVQGTPLSIDEAVKLALENNLGVQIEKLNPQIQVLGISRAISAYAPTLFSTVSQRNATAPPTDFLSASGVNVVTSGSVAATAGVQQLLKWGGASYQVAFDGTRATSTASYTLFSPELGSDFNATFTQPLLRNFKIDATRQQLALSQNLASAADIQLQERITQTARNVRAAYYQLIGSISGLEVAQQSLDVSKTSLKNNQTRVEVGTMAQIDIVSAEAEVASNEEGVIVSQAAIETAQDQLRTLLMNPNQPDFWTARFVPSEQPTLAPRAINVDAAVKNALQNRTDIQSFKKTMQNTDINMAYARNQKLPAVDLTARYGLTGIAGTQNIYGTNAIDGSSIVTGQTVRGFTDALHDVFGNDFKTWSFGVNVSYPLGTSNADAAFAQLKLQKQQDGQNLQNLEMAVTTQVRQAGRDVNTNLRRVEATTRARELAEQKLTADNKRFAVGLASTFEVLQTQRDLSRARQSELSAIIDYNRSVVDFEAVQTSPIR; from the coding sequence ATGCGTTTGTACCAGCAATTCCGGGCCTTGTTCGCGCGTCCGGCGGCGATCGGCGTGGCGGTCGTCGTGTTCGTTTCCGCACTGCCGTTGTCCGTTTCCGGACAGACCCAGGGAACGGCGCCGTCACTGCCGCCGTCACCCGGTGGGGAGGCCATCGTCCAGGGGACGCCGCTGTCGATCGACGAGGCCGTGAAGCTGGCGCTCGAGAACAACCTCGGCGTGCAGATCGAGAAGCTGAATCCCCAGATCCAGGTGCTCGGGATCTCGCGCGCGATCTCGGCCTACGCGCCGACGCTGTTTTCGACGGTGAGCCAGCGGAACGCGACCGCCCCGCCGACCGACTTCCTGTCGGCGAGCGGCGTCAACGTGGTGACGAGCGGCAGCGTGGCGGCGACGGCCGGCGTGCAGCAGCTGCTCAAGTGGGGCGGCGCCAGCTATCAGGTAGCCTTCGACGGCACGCGCGCCACCTCGACTGCGTCGTACACCCTGTTCAGTCCCGAGCTCGGATCGGATTTCAACGCCACCTTTACACAGCCGCTGCTGCGCAATTTCAAGATCGACGCGACGCGGCAGCAGCTCGCGCTGAGCCAGAATCTGGCGAGCGCCGCCGACATCCAGCTGCAGGAGCGGATCACGCAGACGGCGCGCAACGTGCGGGCCGCCTACTACCAGCTCATCGGCTCGATCTCGGGGCTCGAGGTGGCGCAGCAGTCGCTCGACGTCTCGAAGACATCGCTCAAGAACAACCAGACGCGCGTCGAGGTCGGCACGATGGCGCAGATCGACATCGTCTCGGCCGAAGCCGAGGTCGCGAGCAACGAAGAAGGGGTCATCGTCTCGCAGGCGGCGATTGAGACGGCGCAGGACCAGCTGCGCACCCTGCTCATGAACCCGAACCAGCCCGACTTCTGGACGGCGCGCTTCGTGCCAAGTGAGCAGCCGACGCTGGCGCCGCGCGCGATCAACGTCGACGCCGCGGTCAAGAACGCGCTGCAGAACCGCACCGACATCCAGTCCTTCAAGAAGACGATGCAGAACACGGACATCAACATGGCGTACGCGCGCAACCAGAAGCTGCCGGCAGTCGACCTGACGGCGCGCTACGGGCTGACCGGCATCGCCGGCACGCAGAACATCTACGGCACCAACGCCATCGACGGCTCGTCGATCGTCACGGGCCAGACGGTGCGCGGTTTCACCGACGCGCTGCACGACGTGTTCGGCAACGATTTCAAGACCTGGAGCTTCGGCGTCAACGTCTCATACCCGCTCGGGACGAGCAACGCCGACGCGGCATTCGCGCAGTTGAAGCTGCAGAAACAGCAGGACGGGCAGAACCTGCAGAATCTCGAGATGGCGGTGACGACGCAGGTGCGGCAGGCGGGACGCGACGTCAACACGAACCTGCGCCGCGTCGAAGCCACGACCCGCGCGCGCGAGCTGGCCGAGCAGAAGCTCACCGCCGACAACAAGCGCTTCGCGGTCGGCCTGGCGAGCACGTTCGAGGTGCTGCAGACCCAGCGCGACCTGTCGCGCGCCCGCCAGTCGGAGCTGAGCGCGATCATCGACTACAACCGATCGGTCGTCGACTTCGAAGCCGTGCAGACGTCCCCCATCCGGTAG
- a CDS encoding glycosyltransferase family 2 protein produces the protein MPKVTVTIITRDEAANIAAALSSVAWADEIVVVDAGSGDDTASIARAAGARVEVRGWPGYSEQKNYAASLASHEWILSLDADERVSPELAEEVRAVLATEPPRRGYRVPRVSFYLGRWIRGTDWYPDYQLRLYDRRAGRWNGRVVHESVALDGEPGLLRHDLQHYPYRDISHHLATIDRYTALAAQQNRADRRGATLAGIALHPPFAFFRNYVLRGGFRLGGTGLIVSVLNSYYVFLKLAKTRELGMPGVPDPAPGHADHGHR, from the coding sequence GTGCCGAAGGTGACGGTCACGATCATCACCCGCGACGAGGCGGCCAATATCGCCGCCGCGTTGTCGTCGGTGGCGTGGGCCGACGAAATCGTGGTGGTCGACGCCGGCAGCGGCGACGACACGGCCTCGATCGCGCGCGCGGCGGGGGCGCGGGTCGAGGTGCGCGGCTGGCCCGGCTACAGCGAGCAGAAGAACTACGCCGCCTCGCTCGCGTCCCACGAGTGGATCCTGTCGCTCGACGCCGACGAGCGGGTCTCGCCGGAGCTGGCCGAGGAAGTCCGCGCGGTGCTCGCGACCGAGCCGCCGCGCCGCGGCTATCGCGTCCCGCGCGTCAGCTTCTATCTCGGACGCTGGATCCGCGGCACCGACTGGTATCCCGATTACCAGCTTCGCCTCTACGACCGGCGCGCCGGGCGGTGGAATGGACGGGTCGTCCATGAGTCGGTGGCGCTCGACGGCGAGCCTGGCCTGCTGCGGCACGACCTGCAGCACTATCCGTATCGGGACATCAGCCATCACCTCGCCACCATCGACCGGTATACGGCGCTGGCGGCGCAACAGAACCGCGCCGATCGCCGCGGCGCGACGCTGGCCGGGATCGCGCTGCACCCACCGTTCGCCTTCTTCCGCAATTACGTCCTGCGCGGCGGCTTCCGACTGGGCGGCACCGGACTCATCGTCTCGGTCCTGAACTCCTATTACGTGTTCCTCAAGCTCGCCAAGACGCGGGAGCTCGGCATGCCGGGCGTCCCCGATCCCGCGCCTGGGCACGCCGATCACGGCCACCGTTAG
- a CDS encoding glycosyltransferase — MFSIQIDSARTWRGGQNQVLLTVLGLRALGHRSLLVAHPAGELRRRASEGHDLIPLAPANEMDLSAAWRLSRLVKQLKPDVLHAHDPHAVAMAALALSMSTQIAKPPLVASRRVDFRLKGNALSRWKYRQVDCFACASDAIRQMMIGDGVPASRAVTIHEGIDPGHVDAAPPADLHADLWLPHQAPIVGNVAALVAHKGQRHLIDAAAIVVTQVPDARFVIAGEGELRQTLERQIRDRHLEKHVFLTGFRPDVLSVHKAFDVFVMSSVTEGLGTSLLDAMACGKPVVATTAGGIPEVVADGVTGILTPPRDPEALAAAIVRLLEDPALRAAMGAAGARRVRERFSSERMVQDTLDLYKRVCMHTHVEA, encoded by the coding sequence ATGTTTTCGATCCAGATCGACTCGGCCCGCACCTGGCGCGGCGGCCAGAACCAGGTGTTGCTGACGGTGCTCGGGCTGCGCGCGCTCGGCCATCGCAGCCTGCTCGTGGCGCACCCGGCTGGCGAGCTGCGGCGCCGCGCCAGCGAAGGGCACGACCTCATCCCGCTCGCGCCGGCCAACGAGATGGACCTCTCGGCCGCATGGCGGCTGTCGAGGCTCGTCAAACAGCTCAAGCCGGATGTCCTCCATGCGCACGATCCCCATGCGGTCGCGATGGCGGCGCTGGCGTTGTCGATGAGCACCCAGATCGCCAAGCCGCCGCTCGTCGCCTCGCGGCGCGTCGACTTCCGCCTGAAAGGCAACGCGCTGTCGCGCTGGAAGTACCGCCAGGTCGACTGCTTCGCCTGCGCCTCCGACGCCATCCGCCAGATGATGATCGGCGACGGGGTGCCGGCGTCCAGGGCCGTGACGATCCATGAAGGGATCGATCCGGGGCACGTCGACGCGGCGCCGCCAGCCGATCTGCACGCCGACTTGTGGCTGCCGCACCAGGCGCCGATCGTCGGCAACGTCGCGGCGCTCGTCGCGCACAAGGGCCAACGTCACCTGATCGATGCCGCCGCCATCGTCGTCACGCAGGTACCCGACGCGCGTTTCGTGATTGCCGGCGAGGGGGAGCTGCGCCAGACGCTGGAACGCCAGATCAGGGATCGGCATCTCGAGAAGCACGTCTTCCTGACCGGCTTCCGACCGGACGTGCTCTCGGTGCACAAGGCGTTCGACGTCTTCGTGATGAGCTCGGTGACCGAAGGGCTCGGCACCTCCCTGCTTGACGCGATGGCGTGTGGAAAGCCGGTCGTCGCGACGACCGCCGGCGGGATTCCGGAAGTGGTGGCCGACGGCGTCACCGGCATCCTCACGCCGCCTCGCGATCCAGAGGCGCTGGCGGCGGCGATCGTCCGGCTGCTCGAGGATCCGGCGCTGCGCGCCGCGATGGGGGCCGCCGGGGCGCGCCGCGTCCGCGAACGCTTCTCGTCCGAGCGCATGGTGCAGGACACGCTCGACCTCTACAAGCGGGTCTGCATGCACACCCACGTCGAGGCGTAG
- a CDS encoding TIGR02757 family protein — MPRVSRSGTGLAGRLDLIYRDYNREESAADPVQIVRRYAEPRDQEIVGFCAAALAFGRVQSVLNTVNTLAALLGEAPAAAVRRFDPAAPHRELRGMVHRWIRGIDIVALLWILRQMLDAAGSIEDFFAEGLAADAVDVGDALDSFSRRALALDVRAVYGRRPPKRAGVGYFFPRPSAGSGCKRLNLFLRWMARRDEVDLGVWTKLPPAKLIVPLDTHVIRLGRCLRLTRYASPGWRMAADITASLRAIDPIDPVRFDFSLCHVGMMQACGFGRRQGDAQCPLKGFCRPR; from the coding sequence ATGCCTCGTGTGAGCAGGTCCGGGACCGGCCTTGCCGGCCGGCTCGATCTCATCTATCGGGACTATAACCGTGAAGAATCGGCCGCCGATCCGGTGCAGATCGTGCGCCGCTACGCCGAGCCGCGCGATCAGGAGATCGTCGGCTTCTGCGCCGCGGCGCTCGCGTTCGGCCGCGTGCAGAGCGTGCTCAACACGGTGAACACGCTGGCCGCGCTGCTCGGCGAGGCGCCGGCGGCGGCGGTGCGGCGGTTCGACCCGGCGGCGCCGCATCGCGAGCTGCGTGGCATGGTCCACCGCTGGATCCGCGGCATCGACATCGTCGCGCTGCTCTGGATACTGCGCCAGATGCTCGACGCCGCCGGTTCGATCGAGGACTTCTTTGCCGAGGGGCTCGCCGCCGACGCGGTGGATGTCGGCGACGCGCTCGACAGCTTCTCGCGGCGGGCGCTCGCGCTCGATGTGCGGGCCGTTTACGGCCGCCGTCCGCCGAAGCGGGCGGGGGTCGGCTATTTCTTTCCGCGCCCGTCGGCGGGCAGCGGTTGCAAGCGCCTGAACTTGTTCCTGCGTTGGATGGCGCGGCGCGACGAGGTTGATCTGGGCGTCTGGACGAAGCTGCCGCCCGCGAAACTGATCGTCCCGCTCGACACGCACGTGATCCGGCTGGGGCGCTGCCTGCGGCTGACCCGCTACGCGTCGCCAGGCTGGCGCATGGCGGCCGACATTACCGCGTCGTTGCGCGCGATCGACCCGATCGATCCGGTGCGGTTCGACTTCTCGCTCTGTCACGTGGGGATGATGCAGGCCTGCGGCTTCGGTCGCCGGCAGGGAGATGCGCAATGTCCGCTAAAGGGGTTCTGCCGGCCGCGCTGA
- a CDS encoding phosphoribosyltransferase family protein, giving the protein MTRIDDLRRHALRQLEDLEVLMRNGHFDYGNGFHGRVYLNPHQLFRHPSTIWRLAQDLLEMLPSDLLERTEVVAGPAMGGALLAHTLAGLLDGRRALTHPPCSFAPFSGGGGNHDFSLRAFYAREIAGRRVLIADDVRNTGTTLVRCADLVRQAGGTVLATVQICDRLEAIADVGVPNYALAEYKAPENVPVADCPMCRAGEPITSF; this is encoded by the coding sequence GTGACGAGAATCGACGACCTGCGGCGGCACGCGCTGAGACAACTCGAGGATCTCGAGGTGCTCATGCGCAACGGGCATTTCGACTATGGCAACGGGTTCCACGGGCGGGTCTATCTCAATCCGCACCAGCTCTTCCGGCATCCGTCGACGATCTGGCGGCTCGCGCAGGATCTGCTGGAGATGCTCCCGTCCGACCTCCTCGAGCGCACGGAGGTGGTGGCGGGACCGGCGATGGGCGGCGCGCTCCTCGCTCATACGCTGGCCGGCCTGCTCGACGGCCGCCGCGCGCTGACGCATCCGCCGTGCAGCTTCGCGCCCTTCAGCGGCGGCGGCGGCAACCACGATTTCAGCCTGCGCGCGTTCTACGCGCGCGAAATCGCCGGCCGGCGCGTGCTCATCGCCGACGACGTCCGCAACACCGGCACGACGCTGGTACGCTGCGCCGACCTGGTGCGGCAGGCCGGAGGCACGGTGCTCGCCACCGTCCAGATCTGCGATCGTCTGGAGGCGATCGCCGATGTCGGCGTGCCCAACTACGCACTCGCCGAATACAAGGCCCCCGAGAATGTCCCGGTCGCCGACTGCCCGATGTGTCGGGCTGGCGAGCCGATCACCAGCTTCTAG
- a CDS encoding dihydroorotase yields MSGTRLLLKGGRLVDPVAGRDGEFDLLVEDGRVARVGKLLPADGAEVFEVKRGWIVAPGLIDIHVHLREPGQEHKETIASGVRAAVAGGFTAVACMPNTDPVNDHPGITELIMRRAAAAALARVYPIGAVSIGSKGEQMAELGAQKAAGCVAFTDDGRPVASALLMRRALEYAGMLGVPIVNHCEDPSLKGDGVAHEGLVASRLGLRGIPGVAESIMVDRDVALAELTGGPYHVCHMSAYQSLRAVRAAKDRGMTNVSCEVAPHHFVLTDEALEAPVRYDTNLKMNPPLRGTADRDAMLDGIADGTVDVIATDHAPHHADEKLVEFDNAPFGIVGLETCVPLVFERLVHTGRITLARAIALLSANPARVFRLPGGTLAPDAAADITVLAPDAPVTIRAAALASKSKNTPFDGWQLRGGVAATIVGGRIVYRNEGL; encoded by the coding sequence TTGAGCGGGACCAGACTGCTGCTGAAGGGGGGACGGCTCGTCGATCCGGTTGCCGGGCGCGACGGGGAATTCGACCTGCTCGTCGAGGACGGCCGTGTCGCCAGGGTGGGCAAGTTGCTGCCGGCCGACGGCGCCGAGGTGTTCGAGGTCAAGCGCGGGTGGATCGTGGCGCCCGGCCTGATCGATATCCACGTGCACCTGCGCGAACCGGGCCAGGAACACAAGGAAACGATCGCCAGCGGCGTGCGCGCGGCCGTCGCCGGCGGCTTCACCGCCGTCGCCTGCATGCCGAACACGGATCCGGTCAACGATCATCCCGGCATCACCGAGCTCATCATGCGGCGTGCCGCCGCCGCCGCGCTCGCCCGTGTCTACCCGATCGGCGCCGTCTCGATCGGCTCGAAGGGGGAGCAGATGGCGGAGCTCGGCGCGCAGAAGGCCGCCGGGTGCGTCGCCTTCACCGACGACGGGCGGCCGGTCGCGAGCGCGCTGCTGATGCGGCGCGCCCTCGAATACGCAGGCATGCTCGGCGTGCCGATCGTCAACCACTGCGAGGATCCCTCGCTCAAGGGAGACGGCGTCGCCCACGAGGGGCTGGTGGCCTCGCGGCTCGGGCTGCGCGGCATCCCCGGCGTCGCCGAGTCGATCATGGTCGATCGCGACGTGGCGCTCGCCGAGTTGACCGGCGGTCCGTACCACGTGTGTCACATGAGCGCCTACCAGTCGCTGCGCGCGGTCCGCGCGGCCAAGGATCGCGGCATGACCAACGTGAGCTGCGAGGTCGCGCCGCACCATTTCGTGCTCACCGACGAGGCGCTCGAGGCGCCGGTGCGCTACGACACCAACCTGAAGATGAACCCGCCGCTGCGCGGGACGGCCGATCGCGATGCGATGCTCGACGGCATCGCCGACGGCACCGTCGACGTGATCGCCACCGACCACGCGCCGCATCATGCCGACGAGAAGCTCGTCGAATTCGACAACGCGCCGTTCGGCATCGTCGGGCTGGAAACGTGCGTGCCGCTCGTGTTCGAGCGTCTCGTGCACACCGGCCGCATCACGCTGGCGCGGGCGATCGCGCTCCTGTCGGCCAATCCGGCCCGCGTGTTCCGCCTGCCGGGCGGCACGCTGGCGCCGGACGCGGCGGCTGACATCACCGTGCTGGCGCCGGACGCGCCGGTGACGATCCGCGCCGCCGCGCTCGCATCGAAATCGAAGAACACGCCGTTCGACGGCTGGCAGCTGCGCGGCGGCGTCGCCGCCACCATCGTCGGCGGGCGGATCGTGTACAGGAACGAGGGGCTGTGA
- a CDS encoding aspartate carbamoyltransferase catalytic subunit: MLKSRHLLGIADLGPDEIALILDTAEAMTEIAARPIKKVPTLRGRTVVNLFFEPSTRTRTSFEVAEKRLSADTLSIAVAQSSVTKGETLLDTVRNLEAMAPDMIVMRHACSGAPHLLARLCRSVIINAGDGMHEHPTQALLDAFTIREHKRRLDGLKVAIVGDLLHSRVLRSNVQLLNTMGADVWACGPATLIPADLARFGITVTTSIERAVADADVVMMLRIQHERMHGHFIPSTREYYALFGLTPERLGRAKPDVIIMHPGPMNRGVEIDSEVADGPHSVILAQVTNGVAVRMAVLYLLAGQEGEAD, encoded by the coding sequence ATGCTGAAGTCGCGGCATCTGCTCGGCATCGCCGACCTCGGACCCGACGAGATCGCCCTCATCCTCGACACTGCCGAGGCGATGACGGAAATCGCCGCGCGCCCGATCAAGAAGGTGCCGACGCTGCGCGGGCGTACGGTGGTCAACCTGTTCTTCGAACCGAGCACCCGGACGCGGACCTCGTTCGAGGTGGCGGAGAAGCGGCTCAGCGCCGATACGCTGAGCATCGCCGTCGCGCAGTCGAGCGTCACCAAGGGGGAGACGCTGCTCGATACGGTGCGCAACCTCGAGGCAATGGCCCCCGACATGATCGTGATGCGGCACGCCTGCTCGGGGGCGCCGCACCTGCTGGCGCGCCTCTGTCGATCGGTCATCATCAACGCCGGCGACGGCATGCACGAGCACCCGACGCAGGCGCTGCTCGACGCCTTCACCATCCGCGAGCACAAGCGGCGCCTCGACGGCCTCAAGGTTGCGATCGTCGGCGATCTGCTGCACAGCCGCGTGCTGCGCTCGAACGTGCAGCTGCTCAACACGATGGGCGCCGACGTCTGGGCGTGCGGCCCGGCGACACTGATTCCCGCCGACCTGGCGCGCTTCGGCATCACGGTCACGACGTCGATCGAGCGCGCCGTCGCCGACGCCGATGTGGTGATGATGCTCCGCATCCAGCATGAGCGGATGCACGGCCACTTCATCCCGTCGACGCGCGAGTACTACGCGCTCTTCGGGCTGACGCCGGAGCGCCTCGGCCGGGCGAAGCCGGACGTCATCATCATGCATCCGGGGCCGATGAACCGCGGCGTGGAGATCGACTCGGAGGTCGCCGATGGTCCGCACTCGGTCATTCTCGCGCAGGTGACCAACGGCGTCGCCGTCCGGATGGCGGTGCTCTACCTGCTGGCCGGTCAGGAAGGTGAGGCAGATTGA
- the pyrR gene encoding bifunctional pyr operon transcriptional regulator/uracil phosphoribosyltransferase PyrR, whose translation MPPVMDADRMARALTRIAHEILERNSNQQGTGDLALVGIRTRGVPLARRIAHSLHEIVGADVPTGALDITLYRDDLMRHPVGPQPLVRRTEIPFSIDDKRILLVDDVLYTGRTIRSALDALVDFGRPRSIQLIVLVDRGHRELPIKADYVGKNLPTSVRQSVQVRLLEIDGEDEVVLEGEAA comes from the coding sequence ATGCCGCCAGTCATGGACGCGGACCGCATGGCCCGCGCGCTCACGCGAATCGCGCACGAAATCCTCGAACGCAACAGCAATCAGCAGGGCACCGGCGATCTGGCGCTGGTCGGCATCCGGACGCGCGGCGTGCCGCTGGCGCGGCGGATCGCGCACAGCCTGCACGAGATCGTCGGCGCCGACGTGCCGACCGGCGCGCTCGACATCACGCTGTACCGCGACGACCTGATGCGCCACCCGGTGGGCCCGCAGCCGCTCGTCCGCCGCACCGAGATCCCCTTTTCGATCGACGACAAGCGCATCCTGCTCGTCGACGACGTCCTCTACACCGGCCGCACGATCCGTTCGGCGCTCGACGCGCTCGTCGACTTCGGGCGGCCCCGCTCGATTCAGCTCATCGTGCTCGTCGATCGTGGTCACCGCGAGCTGCCGATCAAGGCCGACTACGTCGGCAAGAACCTGCCCACCTCGGTCCGGCAGAGCGTGCAGGTGCGGCTGCTCGAGATCGACGGCGAGGACGAAGTCGTGCTCGAAGGAGAAGCGGCGTGA